A region from the Thermoplasmatales archaeon genome encodes:
- a CDS encoding hydroxyacylglutathione hydrolase, protein MKISENIELIDGTMANCYSVNLDGKAILIDAGMKGSGRKIVDFYHNLGVSPEFVLITHYHPDHVGGLSIISDEFHSQIYVPDVELDVISGNSKITPARSFMSKLVSSMVRTKPVSDLNLASKLSLPGLQVVGTNGHTPGSTSYFFPAFKALFVGDAVNVKDGKMEINRAFTLDYPSAEKSRERIMQFHGVTIYPGHGKPLPVP, encoded by the coding sequence ATGAAAATCAGTGAAAATATTGAACTGATAGATGGAACAATGGCAAACTGTTATTCCGTCAATCTTGACGGAAAGGCTATTCTTATCGACGCTGGCATGAAGGGTTCAGGGAGGAAGATTGTAGATTTCTATCATAACCTCGGGGTCAGCCCGGAGTTTGTGCTGATAACACATTACCACCCTGATCATGTCGGAGGGCTTTCTATAATTTCAGATGAGTTTCACTCTCAAATCTATGTACCGGATGTTGAACTGGATGTCATATCTGGAAATTCAAAGATTACTCCCGCCAGGAGCTTCATGTCAAAATTGGTGAGTTCCATGGTCCGGACAAAGCCTGTGAGTGACTTGAATCTAGCTTCAAAGCTCAGCCTCCCCGGTTTGCAGGTAGTGGGCACAAATGGGCACACGCCTGGCAGCACATCATATTTTTTTCCCGCATTCAAAGCACTCTTTGTCGGCGATGCCGTGAACGTGAAGGATGGAAAGATGGAAATAAACAGGGCATTTACACTTGATTACCCCAGCGCTGAAAAATCACGGGAAAGAATAATGCAGTTTCACGGCGTAACAATTTATCCCGGGCATGGTAAACCATTACCGGTTCCGTGA
- the mptA gene encoding GTP cyclohydrolase MptA produces MIESGRKVPQNDNPRVNIPIRSVGIDGYRCPIILVFGHKRVNSIAEVSLSVNLPPGMRGAHFSRILTPAISRLNNSNVDTSRLVSEISGEILENNAYSSRGQVKLSTVYMKEIKGPGEIKSFVPYTIEYSSESGREKTKHNSFGLGTTILTACPCTMEGSRAILTERHPEHSEFLNEIPTVTHNQRNRLFVTISNYKEYTPDPDEIIASIESVTGRPLSSLRTDSDSDIFVLEAHENPRFVEDVVRDVAEGICRDIKMVEDSAIINVKSRSEESIHNHDAYAEIELTFGEIRKSSRNR; encoded by the coding sequence ATGATTGAATCGGGAAGAAAAGTACCACAGAACGATAATCCACGCGTGAATATCCCAATCAGAAGCGTTGGAATTGATGGATACAGGTGCCCGATAATCCTCGTTTTTGGACATAAGCGGGTAAATTCAATAGCTGAGGTATCACTGAGTGTTAATCTTCCCCCAGGCATGCGCGGGGCACATTTTTCCAGAATACTGACACCGGCCATCTCCAGGTTAAACAATTCAAACGTTGATACTTCTCGACTCGTTAGCGAGATTTCCGGAGAGATTCTTGAAAATAATGCCTACAGCAGCAGAGGGCAGGTAAAACTGAGCACCGTCTACATGAAGGAAATAAAAGGCCCTGGTGAAATTAAGAGCTTCGTGCCGTATACAATCGAATATTCTTCTGAATCAGGAAGAGAGAAAACAAAACACAACTCATTCGGGCTCGGGACTACCATATTAACAGCCTGTCCATGCACCATGGAAGGTTCCCGAGCAATACTGACAGAAAGGCACCCGGAACATTCTGAATTCCTGAATGAGATTCCAACAGTTACTCATAACCAGAGAAATAGGCTGTTTGTGACCATTTCCAACTATAAGGAGTATACCCCCGATCCAGACGAAATAATTGCATCGATTGAGTCTGTTACCGGGAGACCACTATCCAGCCTACGCACGGATAGCGATTCAGACATTTTTGTTCTCGAAGCACACGAAAACCCCCGATTTGTCGAGGATGTGGTCAGAGATGTTGCCGAGGGAATCTGCAGGGATATAAAAATGGTGGAAGATTCCGCCATAATAAATGTCAAGTCACGAAGCGAGGAGAGCATACATAACCACGATGCCTATGCAGAGATCGAGCTAACTTTTGGGGAAATAAGGAAAAGTTCACGGAACCGGTAA
- the pfdB_1 gene encoding GimC subunit beta — MEPNLSEYLQNQIKQAQQLEGQIEQVATQKYQLDVRIKELDKTIKELDSIKDGTKVFKNVGPVLYEVESRKKLIDELSEQKELSEIRIKTLEKQQASLEAKYKELEEILKKRYEEARKGQK, encoded by the coding sequence ATGGAACCTAATTTGAGCGAATATTTACAGAATCAGATCAAGCAGGCACAACAGCTTGAAGGACAGATAGAACAGGTAGCTACGCAGAAATACCAGCTTGATGTAAGGATCAAGGAGCTTGACAAGACCATTAAGGAACTTGACAGCATAAAGGACGGTACAAAGGTTTTCAAAAATGTTGGTCCCGTTTTGTATGAAGTGGAAAGCCGGAAGAAGCTGATCGATGAACTCTCGGAACAAAAAGAGTTGAGCGAAATCAGAATCAAGACCCTGGAAAAGCAGCAGGCATCACTAGAGGCAAAATACAAAGAACTCGAGGAAATACTGAAGAAGAGGTATGAAGAAGCAAGAAAAGGCCAAAAATGA
- a CDS encoding KEOPS complex Pcc1-like subunit: protein MYSVKVRINDPEFAAYIRTMKPEENDQVGRGKMTFIIDSDNSYIYIEAPDSVSLRASVSSLTRWLIMIERIMKEVK, encoded by the coding sequence GTGTATAGTGTAAAGGTAAGGATTAATGATCCGGAATTTGCAGCATACATCCGTACAATGAAACCAGAGGAGAACGATCAGGTCGGGAGGGGAAAGATGACTTTCATCATCGATAGCGATAATTCCTATATTTATATAGAAGCACCTGATTCAGTTTCATTAAGGGCAAGCGTGAGTTCCCTGACCCGCTGGCTTATCATGATAGAAAGAATAATGAAGGAAGTGAAATAG
- a CDS encoding N5-glutamine S-adenosyl-L-methionine-dependent methyltransferase → MDIEFGTYHHSTKEASDALRKNAEKIFTSLMYRVYASDSRLEILDAGCGLGFLTSVASKCFPNSIVTAADIFEHNSLSEATYVKALENMKALGIESRVTLLRHDLTESLNLDSRFDLAISNLVFHNLGKKRFLGYESVFKSLKPGGILILGDLFPHIEKDTEFLNRFGTIEQQEGDSDAGKWSYRVIMVKKR, encoded by the coding sequence ATGGATATTGAATTCGGAACATACCACCATTCAACAAAGGAAGCCTCTGATGCCTTGAGAAAAAATGCAGAGAAGATTTTCACCTCTTTGATGTATCGCGTTTACGCGAGCGATTCAAGGTTGGAGATCCTGGATGCAGGATGTGGCCTGGGATTTCTCACGAGCGTTGCATCCAAGTGCTTCCCAAATTCAATAGTAACTGCGGCTGATATTTTTGAACATAACAGCCTCTCAGAAGCGACTTATGTAAAAGCCCTGGAAAATATGAAAGCGCTTGGAATTGAATCCAGGGTAACCCTGCTTAGGCATGACCTAACCGAGTCTCTAAATCTTGATAGCAGGTTCGATCTTGCGATTTCAAATCTGGTCTTTCACAACCTTGGAAAGAAGAGATTCCTCGGATACGAATCGGTGTTTAAATCTCTCAAACCCGGAGGCATTCTCATTTTAGGTGACCTTTTTCCCCACATTGAAAAAGATACCGAATTCCTCAACCGGTTTGGAACAATTGAGCAGCAGGAAGGAGACTCTGATGCAGGAAAGTGGTCTTACAGGGTAATTATGGTGAAGAAGAGATAA
- a CDS encoding hypothetical protein (archaeal flagellin N-terminal-like domain), whose protein sequence is MKEVILRKDNAVSPIIATILLIAITVTLASTLYSIVGGYFSNAPVLTPHANIAVVNMTKIGANGVGTGSYIVYIESVSENVSLSYVRMMVTLNTGNISTIPLLSIGPTGTNLTAHIVANMSKGSTYLSPLDFISIRENNAHQFVTRIAFIDTASSGVIASAYPQ, encoded by the coding sequence ATGAAGGAAGTAATATTAAGGAAAGATAATGCAGTATCACCGATCATAGCGACGATATTGCTGATCGCCATCACTGTGACCCTGGCTTCTACCCTGTATTCTATAGTCGGAGGATACTTCTCAAACGCACCGGTGTTGACACCCCATGCCAATATTGCGGTTGTTAACATGACAAAAATCGGGGCAAATGGGGTTGGAACAGGGAGTTACATAGTCTACATAGAGTCCGTGTCCGAAAACGTATCGCTTTCCTACGTCAGGATGATGGTAACACTTAATACGGGAAATATCTCAACGATTCCTTTACTGAGCATTGGACCAACTGGAACTAATTTGACAGCACATATAGTGGCGAATATGTCAAAAGGCAGCACATACTTATCCCCTCTGGACTTCATATCCATAAGAGAGAATAATGCACACCAGTTCGTAACTCGTATAGCCTTTATAGATACGGCATCCAGTGGTGTGATTGCCTCTGCGTATCCTCAGTAA
- a CDS encoding OsmC-like protein — protein sequence MLISFRYEDKKGFVTDVNGKDQVRIKNSLSDNIQNFSPTELLVLSIGSCTSDDVLSILRKMKQPYDTYRCTLEAEREEEIPKTLRSVNIHYELAGDLDPENVRKAVNLSLSKYCSVSILAKRGGAKVTYSITVNGKRIVDHVPE from the coding sequence ATGCTTATTTCGTTCAGGTACGAGGATAAAAAGGGATTTGTTACGGACGTTAACGGGAAAGACCAGGTAAGGATCAAGAATTCTCTTTCAGACAACATTCAGAATTTCAGCCCGACGGAATTGCTCGTGCTTTCAATTGGTTCATGCACCAGTGATGATGTCCTGTCAATACTCCGAAAGATGAAGCAGCCTTATGATACATACAGATGTACGCTGGAAGCCGAAAGGGAGGAGGAGATACCAAAAACCCTCAGGAGTGTGAATATACACTACGAGCTTGCAGGTGACCTGGACCCCGAGAATGTAAGGAAAGCCGTCAACCTTTCGCTCTCCAAATACTGTTCAGTTTCCATACTTGCAAAACGGGGAGGGGCTAAAGTTACTTATTCCATAACGGTTAATGGTAAGAGAATAGTTGACCATGTCCCTGAATAG
- the thrC_3 gene encoding Threonine synthase, translated as MKTYCIRCGGPRYHEELRCTSCNGLFNMKPDFRYRDKPEENFPYIEQMITLGEVVTPIVEFGAVSMKLDYFSPTFSYKDRGSKTLISALSGRYRDRTKTELNEDSSGNAGASIAAYGKRAGFNVNIFVPQNTKPGKISQIESYGARIIKVKGNREDVAEAARTNTGVYASHVLNPEFRDGIRELAYEIFRQTGGNIPDNIFLPVSAGTLLIGTYEGFHHLLASGEIDKLPSLIAVQTDAVSPLCSRVNNTAYDEGNSIESVADALVSRNPPLLDLMAAIVKESGKCVTVSEESIIRARKELALMGVYAEYSSATVMAAFAASHYEGRSLLVMTGNGLKTP; from the coding sequence ATGAAGACTTACTGCATCAGGTGTGGTGGCCCAAGATACCATGAGGAATTGAGATGTACCTCCTGCAACGGCTTATTTAATATGAAACCTGATTTTAGATACAGGGATAAACCTGAAGAGAACTTTCCATACATTGAGCAGATGATAACCCTGGGAGAAGTCGTTACACCAATAGTTGAATTTGGAGCAGTATCAATGAAGCTTGACTACTTTTCCCCGACGTTTTCCTACAAAGACAGGGGATCGAAAACCCTTATTTCTGCACTATCAGGAAGGTATAGAGACCGGACAAAAACTGAGTTGAATGAAGATTCATCCGGGAACGCCGGTGCTTCCATAGCGGCGTATGGAAAGAGAGCAGGCTTCAATGTTAATATATTCGTTCCTCAGAACACAAAACCGGGAAAAATATCACAGATAGAATCCTATGGTGCCAGGATAATAAAGGTAAAGGGGAACAGGGAAGATGTTGCCGAAGCGGCAAGAACCAATACAGGAGTATATGCAAGCCATGTCTTGAACCCGGAATTCCGGGACGGGATCAGGGAACTGGCCTACGAGATTTTCAGGCAGACAGGTGGGAATATTCCTGACAATATTTTCTTACCGGTTTCGGCGGGAACCCTTTTGATCGGAACTTATGAAGGTTTTCATCACCTGCTGGCAAGTGGGGAGATTGACAAGCTTCCGTCCCTGATTGCCGTTCAGACTGATGCGGTATCCCCGCTCTGCTCCCGGGTCAACAACACTGCATACGACGAGGGGAATTCCATCGAATCAGTAGCAGATGCACTCGTTTCAAGAAACCCCCCACTCCTTGATCTTATGGCAGCAATTGTCAAGGAAAGCGGAAAATGCGTCACTGTCAGTGAAGAGTCCATAATAAGAGCAAGGAAAGAGCTTGCCCTTATGGGAGTTTATGCGGAATACAGCTCCGCAACAGTCATGGCCGCATTCGCAGCATCGCATTATGAAGGCAGAAGCCTGCTTGTGATGACCGGAAATGGACTGAAAACACCGTAA
- a CDS encoding tRNA modification GTPase TrmE, translating into MFNKIPTVLRSQEIIDKAFSKAAKIEEPYHPDISDKIRKELIDKISTIESTACSHLDRLVKKFPSSEKLHPFYYGLLDLMFDVDKYKLSLGKIQWTSERIVTLSTDYIRRLKSEKDKKIMNNWMKQYYGRFSSLIKNISADLEFLSGCRDYMRKIPEIETEMETFIIAGMPNVGKSSLLGMLTTSQPKVAPYPFTTQSIHIGYTDIGYYRIQIIDTPGILDRKMSDRNEMERKAILALQKIEGSIIFLLDYSGSSGYSVEQQENLYGEVKKFFRKNIVRVQSKADLSPERNERICISLNDKSGLNDLISEMGNILRGSLVQTG; encoded by the coding sequence ATGTTTAACAAGATACCGACAGTACTGAGAAGCCAGGAGATAATAGACAAGGCGTTCTCAAAGGCTGCAAAAATTGAGGAACCTTACCACCCGGATATCTCGGACAAGATAAGGAAGGAGCTGATAGATAAGATATCCACAATTGAGAGCACTGCCTGCTCTCATCTTGACCGATTGGTAAAGAAATTCCCCTCGAGTGAAAAACTTCACCCATTTTATTACGGGTTACTCGACCTGATGTTTGACGTTGACAAGTACAAGCTATCGCTTGGCAAGATACAGTGGACTTCAGAGAGGATAGTTACCCTGAGTACCGATTACATAAGAAGGCTGAAATCAGAGAAAGACAAGAAGATCATGAACAACTGGATGAAGCAGTATTACGGCCGCTTTTCTTCACTGATAAAGAATATTTCAGCTGATCTTGAGTTCCTTTCTGGGTGCCGGGACTATATGAGAAAAATACCGGAAATTGAAACTGAGATGGAAACGTTTATTATTGCAGGAATGCCAAATGTTGGGAAAAGCTCCCTTTTAGGTATGTTAACTACCTCACAGCCAAAGGTCGCCCCGTACCCGTTTACCACACAGTCTATTCACATTGGATATACTGACATTGGATATTACAGGATACAGATAATCGATACCCCTGGTATACTGGACAGGAAAATGTCGGACAGGAATGAGATGGAAAGAAAGGCCATACTTGCCTTGCAAAAAATAGAGGGGAGCATCATCTTCCTTTTAGATTATTCCGGCAGCTCAGGATATTCTGTCGAGCAGCAGGAAAACCTATACGGTGAAGTCAAGAAATTCTTCAGAAAAAATATAGTCAGGGTTCAGAGCAAGGCAGACCTCTCTCCGGAACGCAACGAGCGGATTTGCATCTCCCTGAACGATAAATCTGGACTGAATGACCTGATATCCGAAATGGGAAACATTCTGAGGGGTTCGCTTGTCCAGACTGGATGA
- the gltX_1 gene encoding Glutamate--tRNA ligase, with protein MSRLDEEIRKQVIRNAFQHGGKADPGSVIGKIMGLFPEVRSDPKGLARKIAEQAKLVNSMSPDLLEETVKNEFPEFMVKEKRVQEHRLPDLDGVAGSVVMRMAPSPSGPLHLGHSRMAILNDEYVKRYGGKLILRIEDTNPDNIDPFAYSQIPLDLEWLGVKVSEVIIQSERFELYYAEALKLIKQGNAYVCHCKQQDFRDLKLKGIACPHRSNSVKVNTEEFEEMINGAFMPGSATLVIKTDLTHPNPSIRDWIAFRVVNADHPRTGKKYHAYPMMNFSVAVDDHYLGLTHVIRGKDHLNNTEKQKYIFQYNGWEVPVYYHYGLITIPETILKTSIIKRGILEGKFTGWDDVRLGTLLALKKRGYSAAVIRRYWVESGLREIDADFSWEIFNAMNKEIIDPQAKRFWFVRNPVSIKVRSTAPLHSRAPYHPGQPGLGFRTYDLGTDFTIFVQKDDWDRIGDGEAIRLKDLCIVIKNGNTGNFDDREVTKENPLKIIHWCPSDSERFNVNLPDGTVDTGLLEPLAIDYTGIAQFERYGYVNKTSGEAFFLYR; from the coding sequence TTGTCCAGACTGGATGAGGAAATCAGGAAACAGGTGATCCGGAACGCTTTCCAGCACGGCGGAAAGGCAGATCCGGGTTCGGTTATAGGAAAGATAATGGGTCTATTCCCGGAGGTCCGTTCTGATCCGAAGGGCCTGGCAAGGAAGATTGCGGAACAGGCGAAGCTGGTGAACTCGATGTCTCCTGATTTGCTGGAGGAGACCGTTAAAAATGAGTTTCCGGAATTCATGGTAAAGGAAAAACGAGTTCAGGAGCACAGGCTGCCGGATCTGGATGGGGTAGCAGGGAGTGTTGTAATGAGGATGGCACCTTCCCCATCAGGCCCTCTTCACCTCGGGCATTCCAGAATGGCGATTCTAAATGATGAGTATGTTAAGCGATATGGAGGCAAGCTGATACTAAGGATTGAAGACACAAATCCGGATAATATAGACCCGTTTGCTTATTCCCAGATCCCCCTGGACCTTGAGTGGCTTGGCGTAAAAGTTTCCGAGGTGATAATACAGTCAGAACGGTTCGAGCTATATTATGCAGAAGCACTGAAGTTGATAAAGCAAGGAAATGCTTATGTATGCCACTGTAAGCAGCAGGATTTCCGGGACCTCAAGCTAAAGGGCATTGCGTGCCCTCACCGGTCAAATTCAGTAAAGGTAAACACCGAGGAATTTGAGGAAATGATAAACGGCGCTTTCATGCCCGGGTCTGCCACCCTTGTAATTAAGACTGATCTCACACATCCGAATCCATCTATCAGGGACTGGATAGCTTTCAGGGTTGTAAATGCCGACCATCCGAGAACCGGAAAAAAGTATCACGCGTATCCCATGATGAACTTCTCTGTGGCGGTGGATGATCATTACCTTGGACTGACGCACGTAATCAGGGGAAAGGATCACCTGAATAATACTGAGAAGCAGAAATATATTTTCCAGTATAATGGATGGGAAGTACCGGTTTACTACCATTATGGCCTTATAACCATCCCTGAGACCATACTGAAGACTTCGATAATCAAGAGAGGAATCCTGGAGGGAAAATTTACAGGATGGGACGACGTGAGACTTGGCACGCTGCTTGCGCTGAAAAAGAGAGGGTATTCGGCGGCGGTCATCAGGCGCTACTGGGTAGAATCGGGGTTGAGGGAGATCGATGCTGATTTCTCATGGGAAATCTTCAACGCTATGAACAAGGAGATCATTGACCCTCAGGCAAAAAGATTCTGGTTCGTGCGGAATCCGGTCAGCATAAAGGTAAGATCAACGGCACCACTTCACAGTCGTGCACCCTATCACCCCGGACAACCGGGACTTGGGTTCAGGACCTATGATTTGGGAACAGATTTCACAATTTTTGTACAGAAGGACGACTGGGACAGGATCGGAGATGGAGAAGCGATAAGGCTGAAAGACTTGTGCATTGTCATCAAGAATGGAAATACAGGTAATTTTGACGATCGTGAAGTGACAAAGGAAAATCCACTGAAGATTATTCACTGGTGCCCGTCCGACTCTGAACGGTTTAATGTCAACCTGCCTGACGGTACTGTGGATACAGGCCTGCTGGAACCGCTTGCTATAGATTATACGGGAATAGCACAGTTTGAAAGGTATGGCTATGTTAACAAAACGTCAGGCGAGGCTTTTTTCCTTTACCGGTAG
- a CDS encoding PRC-barrel domain protein, whose translation MLTEVSEFTGMKVYSDKGKFIGTVDDVIMDLDRQSVHGLYIENPNPALIENGAAISIPYRWIKAIGEIILLKRFPAFVKEPEEKD comes from the coding sequence ATGCTGACTGAGGTTAGTGAGTTTACTGGAATGAAAGTTTATTCGGATAAGGGTAAATTTATTGGAACAGTGGACGATGTTATTATGGACCTTGACCGGCAGTCTGTACACGGACTGTATATAGAGAACCCAAATCCGGCTTTGATAGAAAACGGAGCAGCAATTTCGATCCCGTACAGGTGGATAAAGGCGATTGGTGAAATAATTCTCCTGAAAAGATTTCCAGCGTTTGTGAAAGAACCTGAAGAGAAGGACTGA
- the guaAA gene encoding GMP synthase [glutamine-hydrolyzing] subunit A, with product MKIYIIDNGGQWTHREWRVVRSLGVDSEILPNDTPSYKLSDADGIVLSGGAPSIVSELNKLGYVKEYLAEHDFPVLGICVGAQFIALNSGGEVGPGTHPEYGKTAVRFFNKGAIFSQLPDQLIAWENHNDEIKSMNDDYVVCASSEGCKVQAFYHKTKPIFGVQFHPEVNNTEHGEDIFRSFMSVCAIKN from the coding sequence ATGAAAATATACATCATTGACAACGGTGGTCAGTGGACCCACAGGGAGTGGCGGGTAGTCAGGAGTTTGGGAGTGGATTCCGAGATTCTTCCCAACGATACCCCGTCCTACAAACTTTCCGATGCTGATGGAATAGTTCTTTCTGGTGGAGCTCCAAGCATTGTTTCTGAACTTAACAAGCTTGGTTATGTCAAAGAGTACCTTGCAGAGCACGATTTTCCGGTCCTTGGCATCTGCGTGGGAGCTCAGTTTATCGCACTTAATTCCGGTGGGGAGGTTGGTCCGGGAACTCATCCGGAATATGGTAAAACTGCTGTTAGATTTTTCAATAAAGGAGCGATTTTTTCGCAGCTTCCCGATCAGCTCATAGCATGGGAAAACCACAATGATGAGATCAAGAGCATGAATGATGACTATGTTGTCTGTGCTTCTTCTGAGGGATGCAAGGTACAGGCGTTCTATCATAAAACAAAACCGATTTTTGGAGTACAGTTTCATCCGGAAGTTAACAATACAGAACACGGCGAAGATATTTTCCGATCGTTTATGAGCGTCTGCGCAATCAAAAACTGA
- the tfb_1 gene encoding Transcription initiation factor IIB, which yields MATKNSEEVMKRCPECKSEHLVRDYERGELVCSDCGMVLEDSLIDQGPEWRAFDSEQDDRRARTGSPMTFLSHDKGLATEISWSNKDYYGKRIPHKNRAQIYRVRKWHQRIRVSNAAERNLSLALQMLNDNGAKLGIPKDIKETAALIYRKAVEKNLIRGRSIESIVCASIYAACRMVNLPRTLDEISKASEVNKKKIGKAYRHLAKELSLNLKPTTPYSYVAQFCSKLELDKQAIVKSEEIVRKSIELGISSGKGPTGVAAASIYIASVMLGKPRTQKEIARVSGVTEVTIRNRYKEISKSLGIVGLE from the coding sequence ATGGCTACAAAAAATAGTGAAGAAGTTATGAAACGGTGTCCTGAATGCAAGTCAGAGCATCTGGTCCGGGATTATGAGAGGGGAGAGTTGGTATGCAGCGATTGTGGCATGGTTCTCGAAGATTCACTTATTGATCAGGGACCTGAATGGCGTGCATTCGACTCTGAACAGGATGATAGACGGGCCAGGACAGGGTCACCCATGACGTTTTTGAGCCATGATAAGGGTTTGGCAACCGAAATTTCATGGTCAAACAAGGATTATTATGGAAAGAGAATTCCGCATAAAAACAGGGCGCAGATATACAGGGTCAGAAAATGGCACCAGAGAATCAGGGTAAGTAATGCCGCTGAAAGAAATCTTTCCCTTGCCCTGCAGATGCTGAATGACAACGGAGCTAAACTAGGTATTCCGAAAGACATAAAGGAAACTGCAGCTCTTATCTACAGAAAGGCTGTTGAAAAGAATCTTATAAGGGGGAGGAGCATCGAGAGCATAGTCTGTGCCTCAATTTATGCAGCGTGCAGGATGGTTAACCTTCCAAGGACACTTGATGAAATATCGAAGGCTTCCGAAGTAAATAAGAAGAAAATAGGGAAAGCCTACAGGCATCTAGCCAAGGAACTTAGCTTAAACCTGAAACCTACTACCCCTTATTCATATGTTGCACAATTCTGCAGCAAACTTGAGCTTGATAAGCAGGCGATTGTCAAAAGTGAGGAGATTGTCAGAAAATCCATTGAACTTGGTATCTCTTCAGGAAAAGGACCGACCGGAGTTGCGGCCGCCTCTATTTATATCGCTTCGGTTATGCTCGGAAAACCCAGGACTCAGAAAGAAATAGCAAGAGTTTCTGGCGTTACCGAAGTCACTATAAGGAACCGGTACAAGGAAATAAGCAAATCCCTTGGAATCGTTGGGCTCGAATAA
- a CDS encoding H/ACA RNA-protein complex component Gar1 produces the protein MDLRCEILNMRGKEVTIRLNDCVKMNSKIYDKTGKIIGKITRIFGPVSSAYGLVSVFPASGEVKELYVKCMGDINGRGKTREEKN, from the coding sequence ATGGATTTAAGATGCGAAATCCTTAACATGAGAGGAAAAGAGGTTACTATCCGCTTGAATGATTGCGTAAAAATGAATTCAAAGATTTACGACAAAACAGGTAAGATAATCGGGAAGATAACAAGAATCTTTGGGCCTGTATCCTCGGCATATGGTCTCGTCAGCGTTTTCCCAGCCTCGGGTGAGGTTAAAGAGCTGTACGTAAAATGTATGGGTGATATAAATGGTAGAGGAAAGACAAGAGAAGAGAAAAATTGA
- the tfb_2 gene encoding Transcription initiation factor IIB yields the protein MVEERQEKRKIDEITKCPECGSTQLVRDYERGELVCNNCGIVIDDSYIDQGPEWRAFDSEQNDSRARAGSPMTFTIHDKGLSTDISWKNKDSYGKSIPTRNRAQLYRLRKWQKRIKVSNAAERNLSQALQELERMASNLSIPNDVRETAAVIYRKAVKQNMIRGRSIEGVVAGSIYAACRITNVPRTLEEIASVTRVKKKEIGRTYRIMSRYLKLNIMPSKPDDYINRFCSRLKLSMDARKKATEILKLARDNDLTSGKGPTGVAAAAIYIASLMTGERRTQRAVAEVAGVTEVTIRNRYKELTEKLSITVEQ from the coding sequence ATGGTAGAGGAAAGACAAGAGAAGAGAAAAATTGATGAAATAACCAAATGCCCCGAGTGCGGTTCCACTCAACTGGTTAGAGATTATGAACGCGGTGAGCTTGTCTGCAATAACTGTGGTATAGTCATAGATGACAGTTATATAGATCAGGGTCCAGAGTGGAGGGCTTTTGATTCCGAACAGAATGACTCCAGGGCAAGAGCAGGCTCTCCGATGACATTCACCATTCACGACAAGGGTCTATCAACAGACATATCCTGGAAGAATAAGGATTCCTACGGGAAGTCTATCCCAACCCGCAACAGAGCCCAGCTTTACAGGTTGAGGAAGTGGCAGAAGAGAATTAAAGTTTCCAATGCTGCTGAGAGGAATTTGTCCCAGGCACTCCAGGAACTTGAGAGAATGGCTTCAAACCTCAGCATTCCCAACGATGTCAGGGAAACAGCTGCTGTGATTTACAGGAAAGCGGTAAAGCAGAACATGATACGTGGCAGGAGTATAGAAGGCGTCGTAGCCGGGTCCATATACGCTGCATGCAGAATTACTAATGTACCTAGAACACTTGAAGAAATTGCTTCAGTGACAAGGGTGAAGAAGAAGGAAATTGGAAGAACCTACAGGATTATGAGCAGGTATCTCAAACTGAATATAATGCCTTCAAAGCCGGATGATTACATTAACAGGTTCTGCAGCAGGTTGAAACTGTCTATGGATGCAAGGAAGAAGGCTACCGAAATACTGAAACTTGCAAGGGACAATGATCTCACTTCCGGTAAAGGGCCAACCGGGGTTGCCGCTGCAGCAATCTATATCGCGTCGCTGATGACTGGAGAAAGAAGAACGCAGCGCGCAGTCGCCGAGGTTGCTGGTGTAACAGAGGTTACAATAAGAAACAGGTACAAAGAGCTGACTGAGAAGCTTTCAATTACCGTTGAACAGTGA